A genomic stretch from Triticum dicoccoides isolate Atlit2015 ecotype Zavitan unplaced genomic scaffold, WEW_v2.0 scaffold154482, whole genome shotgun sequence includes:
- the LOC119344127 gene encoding transcription termination factor MTERF4, chloroplastic-like — protein MLRLRCCLLSQLLSSPSASPASHLRRLISAAAPAVFPNPSSFAVEDYLVSTCGLTQPQAAKASPKLSHLKSPDNPDAVLSFLAGLGLPTADVAALVAKDPQFLYTKVDKTLAPVVAGLTGLGLSRSDIARLVSLSRKSFRYRSIVSKLHYYMPLFGSSKNLLRALKRNPYLLSSDLDGIIKPNVAYLHECGLGACDIAKLCSNQPCLLTTNPECIQGMVTRAQNIGVPRGSAMFRHALHAIAFHSEEEVAARVDYLKSTFRWSDAEVGIAVSKAPSVLTRAKEPLQRRSKFLISEVGLEPAYIAQQPAIVCYSLEGRLRPRYYAVKFLNENGLLKRNPSYSTVFTGTEKTFREKFICPHKEAAPHLQEDYDAACKGQLPTNFRFTRAKNGL, from the coding sequence ATGCTCCGCCTCAGGTGCTGCCTCCTCAGCCAGCTCCTCTCATCTCCCTCCGCGTCTCCCGCCTCCCACCTCCGCCGCCTCatatccgccgccgcgcccgccgtcttCCCGAACCCTAGTAGCTTCGCCGTGGAGGACTACCTCGTCTCCACCTGCGGCCTCACCCAACCACAGGCTGCCAAGGCCTCTCCAAAGCTCTCCCACCTCAAATCCCCCGACAACCCCGACGCCGTCCTCTCCTTCCTCGCTGGTCTCGGCCTCCCCACCGCCGAtgtcgccgccctcgtcgccaAGGACCCGCAGTTCCTCTACACCAAAGTCGACAAGACCCTGGCCCCCGTCGTCGCAGGGCTCACTGGCCTCGGCCTCTCGCGCTCCGACATCGCGCGCCTCGTCTCGCTCTCCCGTAAAAGCTTCCGCTATAGATCCATCGTCTCCAAGCTGCACTACTACATGCCTCTCTTTGGGTCCTCTAAGAACCTCCTCCGGGCCCTCAAGAGGAACCCCTACCTTCTCTCGTCTGACCTCGACGGCATCATCAAGCCCAATGTCGCTTATCTGCACGAGTGCGGGCTAGGTGCTTGTGACATTGCCAAGCTATGCAGCAATCAACCGTGCCTGCTCACCACCAATCCAGAGTGCATCCAGGGCATGGTGACACGCGCTCAAAACATAGGTGTGCCCCGTGGCTCTGCGATGTTCAGGCACGCGCTGCATGCTATTGCATTCCATAGTGAGGAGGAGGTCGCAGCTAGAGTAGACTACTTGAAGAGCACATTCAGGTGGTCGGATGCTGAGGTGGGCATTGCTGTGTCTAAAGCTCCATCGGTGCTGACGAGGGCCAAGGAACCGCTGCAGCGCAGGTCCAAGTTCCTCATCTCTGAGGTGGGCTTGGAACCGGCTTACATTGCTCAACAGCCAGCAATTGTCTGCTACAGCCTAGAGGGCCGGCTCAGGCCCCGGTACTATGCTGTAAAGTTTCTCAACGAAAATGGATTGCTCAAGCGCAACCCGAGCTACAGCACTGTTTTCACGGGAACCGAAAAGACATTCAGGGAGAAGTTCATATGCCCTCATAAGGAAGCTGCACCACACCTCCAAGAAGACTATGATGCTGCTTGTAAAGGGCAACTGCCGACTAATTTCAGATTCACACGAGCCAAGAACGGACTATGA